One part of the Microbulbifer sp. THAF38 genome encodes these proteins:
- the glnA gene encoding glutamate--ammonia ligase: MSAKTLGLINESEAKWIDLRFTDTKGKEQHVSVPVSEIDDEFFEEGKMFDGSSIAGWKGINESDMILMPDDETAFLDPFTDESTVIIRCNIVDPITGQGYERDPRSIALRAEEYLKSTGLGDTALFGPEPEFFVFDDITWGAEMGGAFYKINSEEAAWSSGHSFAEGNIGHRPGVKGGYFPVPPVDSLHDVRAAMCSAMEQMGLRVEVHHHEVGTAGQCEIGVAANTLTKKADEVQILKYAVHNVAHAYGKTATFMPKPLVGDNGSGMHVHQSFTKDGVNQFAGDAYAGLSETALYYIGGIVKHARALNAICNASTNSYKRLVPGFEAPVILAYSARNRSASIRIPYVTSPKGKRIETRFPDPTANPYLAFAALLMAGLDGINNKIHPGDAADKDLYDLPPEELAEYPTVAASLEGALDALDQDRAFLTEGGVFTDDAIDAYIDLKRAEVERLNMTTHPVEFDMYYSV; encoded by the coding sequence ATGTCAGCGAAAACGCTCGGTTTGATTAATGAGAGTGAGGCTAAGTGGATAGACCTGCGCTTCACCGACACCAAGGGTAAAGAACAGCACGTATCTGTGCCCGTGTCGGAGATTGACGACGAGTTCTTCGAAGAGGGCAAGATGTTCGATGGCTCCTCTATCGCTGGCTGGAAAGGCATCAACGAGTCCGACATGATCCTGATGCCGGATGACGAGACCGCTTTTCTCGACCCCTTCACCGACGAAAGCACCGTTATTATTCGCTGTAACATCGTCGACCCGATCACCGGTCAGGGCTATGAGCGCGACCCGCGTTCCATCGCACTGCGCGCAGAAGAGTACCTGAAGTCCACTGGCCTGGGCGATACCGCACTGTTCGGTCCCGAGCCCGAGTTCTTCGTATTCGACGACATCACCTGGGGTGCCGAAATGGGTGGCGCCTTCTACAAGATCAACTCCGAAGAGGCAGCCTGGTCTTCCGGCCACAGCTTTGCCGAGGGCAATATCGGTCACCGCCCCGGGGTGAAAGGCGGTTACTTCCCAGTGCCTCCGGTTGACTCCCTACACGACGTGCGTGCCGCCATGTGTTCCGCTATGGAGCAGATGGGTCTGCGCGTTGAAGTGCATCACCACGAAGTGGGCACTGCCGGCCAGTGTGAGATCGGCGTTGCCGCCAACACCCTGACCAAGAAAGCGGACGAAGTACAGATCCTCAAGTACGCCGTGCACAATGTGGCGCACGCTTACGGCAAGACCGCGACCTTTATGCCCAAGCCGCTGGTTGGCGATAACGGTTCCGGTATGCACGTACACCAGTCCTTCACCAAGGACGGTGTCAACCAGTTTGCCGGCGACGCCTACGCGGGCCTGTCCGAGACCGCCCTTTACTACATCGGCGGTATCGTGAAGCACGCGCGCGCCCTGAATGCGATCTGTAACGCATCCACTAACTCCTACAAGCGCCTGGTGCCAGGCTTCGAAGCCCCGGTTATCCTGGCCTACTCCGCGCGCAACCGCTCCGCTTCCATCCGTATCCCGTATGTGACTTCGCCGAAGGGCAAGCGTATCGAGACCCGTTTCCCGGATCCGACCGCAAACCCATACCTGGCGTTCGCAGCGCTGCTGATGGCGGGCCTCGACGGTATCAATAACAAGATCCACCCCGGCGACGCTGCCGACAAGGACCTGTACGACCTGCCGCCGGAAGAGCTGGCCGAGTACCCGACTGTTGCCGCTAGCCTGGAAGGTGCCCTGGACGCACTGGATCAGGATCGCGCCTTCCTTACTGAAGGTGGTGTTTTCACCGACGACGCTATCGATGCCTACATCGACCTGAAGCGCGCCGAGGTTGAGCGCCTGAACATGACCACTCACCCGGTCGAGTTCGATATGTACTACTCCGTGTAA
- the thiI gene encoding tRNA uracil 4-sulfurtransferase ThiI produces the protein MHFVVKFFPEITIKSNPVRKRMSRQLKDNLQRLLRQLDDRIQVRKDWEKIDVIAPDAVAHLGSRIEEVLSHTPGIANFSRVRQFPLGDLHDMYEKTLSVWGPALKDKTFCVRVKRTGDHDFKSLDVEQYVGGGLNKNTEAAGVKLKNPDITVKLEIRHDKLNVVEEQHAGLGGFPLGTQDPVLSLVSGGFDSTVASYLTMKRGIRTHFLFFNLGGRQHELGVKEVAYYLWNKYGASHRVRFVTVPFDEVVAEILERVDDSHMGVILKRMMLRAAEVIAKELEVDAVVTGEAIAQVSSQTLKNLSVIDSVTDTLVLRPLITSDKTDIIRTSREIGTEEFAANMPEYCGVISVKPTTRAKIEKVESEENRFDFTILDRAIGNRSIQNIDEVIEEVDGEAPEVEIREEAGNAVVIDIRHPDEEEMDPLELDGVEVETIPFYRLNNSFAKLDQEREYLLYCARGVMSRLHASHLLDEGFRNVGVLRPQIPHRPDGIKK, from the coding sequence ATGCACTTTGTCGTCAAGTTTTTTCCCGAGATCACCATCAAGAGCAACCCCGTGCGCAAGCGTATGTCGCGCCAGCTCAAGGACAACCTACAGCGCCTGCTGCGCCAGCTGGACGACCGAATCCAGGTGCGCAAAGACTGGGAAAAGATCGATGTGATCGCCCCGGACGCCGTGGCCCACCTTGGCAGCCGCATTGAAGAGGTGCTATCTCACACCCCCGGCATCGCCAACTTCTCCCGCGTGCGCCAGTTCCCCCTGGGCGACCTGCACGATATGTACGAGAAGACCCTGTCGGTGTGGGGCCCCGCCCTCAAGGACAAGACCTTCTGTGTGCGGGTAAAGCGCACCGGCGACCACGACTTCAAATCTCTCGATGTGGAGCAGTACGTGGGCGGCGGCCTCAATAAAAATACCGAAGCGGCCGGGGTGAAACTGAAAAACCCGGATATCACGGTGAAGCTGGAGATCCGCCACGACAAACTCAACGTGGTCGAGGAGCAGCACGCAGGCCTCGGCGGCTTCCCCCTGGGTACCCAGGACCCGGTGCTGTCGCTGGTTTCCGGTGGTTTCGATTCCACTGTGGCCAGCTACCTGACCATGAAACGCGGAATCCGCACCCACTTCCTGTTCTTCAATCTGGGCGGGCGCCAGCACGAGCTGGGCGTTAAGGAAGTGGCCTACTACCTGTGGAACAAATACGGCGCCTCCCACCGGGTGCGCTTCGTCACAGTGCCCTTCGACGAAGTAGTGGCAGAAATCCTCGAGCGCGTGGACGACTCCCATATGGGTGTAATTCTCAAGCGTATGATGCTGCGCGCCGCAGAAGTTATCGCGAAAGAGCTGGAAGTGGATGCCGTGGTAACCGGTGAGGCCATCGCCCAGGTTTCCAGCCAGACCCTGAAAAACCTGTCCGTGATCGATAGCGTCACCGATACCCTGGTACTGCGCCCGCTGATCACCAGCGATAAGACCGATATCATCCGCACCTCACGGGAGATCGGCACCGAGGAGTTCGCCGCAAATATGCCCGAATACTGCGGCGTGATCTCGGTGAAGCCCACCACCCGCGCCAAGATCGAGAAGGTGGAATCCGAGGAGAACCGCTTCGACTTCACCATCCTCGACCGCGCCATTGGCAACCGCTCGATTCAGAATATCGACGAGGTGATCGAAGAGGTGGACGGCGAGGCGCCGGAAGTGGAAATCCGCGAGGAGGCCGGCAACGCGGTGGTGATCGATATCCGCCATCCAGATGAAGAGGAGATGGACCCGCTGGAGCTTGATGGCGTCGAAGTAGAGACGATCCCCTTCTACCGCCTCAATAACAGCTTTGCCAAGCTGGATCAGGAGCGCGAGTACCTGCTCTACTGTGCGCGCGGCGTGATGAGCCGCCTGCATGCTTCCCACCTGCTGGACGAAGGCTTCCGCAATGTGGGCGTGCTGCGCCCACAGATCCCGCACCGCCCCGACGGCATCAAGAAGTAG
- the typA gene encoding translational GTPase TypA — protein sequence MIENLRNIAIIAHVDHGKTTLVDKLLSQSGTLDRRDEGAERVMDSNDQERERGITILAKNTAIRWNDYRINIVDTPGHADFGGEVERVLSMVDSVLLLVDAVDGPMPQTRFVTQKAFEQGLNPIVVINKIDRPGARPDWVMDQVFDLFDSLGATDEQLDFPVVYASALNGIAGLDDTDLADDMTPLFQMIVDKVEPPKVDPKGAFQMQISALDYSSYVGVIGVGRITRGTLTPNQQVVVLDREGKSRKAKVLQVMGYLGLERTEVEQASAGDIVCITGVGELNISDTLCDPDTPEALPALSVDEPTVSMTFQVNDSPFAGQDGKYVTSRNIKERLDQELIHNVALRVEQGDSPDKFRVSGRGELHLSVLIESMRREGFELGVSRPEVVQREVDGEIHEPYEEVVIDVEEPHQGPIMEELGLRKADLTNMEPDGKGRVRLTFIVPSRGMIGFRSQFLTITSGSGIMTSIFDHYGPVKQGEVAKRINGVLVSMVKGKTLAYGLFALQDRGRLFLGHGEEVYEGQIVGIHSRGNDLVVNPTKAKQLTNVRASGTDDALTLSPPIRHTLEQALEFIEEDELVEVTPNHIRLRKKILQENMRKRAKK from the coding sequence GTGATAGAGAATCTGCGCAATATTGCGATTATTGCCCACGTTGACCACGGCAAAACCACCCTGGTGGACAAGCTGCTCTCCCAGTCCGGCACACTCGACCGCCGAGACGAAGGCGCCGAGCGGGTCATGGACTCCAATGACCAGGAGAGAGAGCGCGGCATTACCATCCTCGCCAAGAACACCGCCATTCGCTGGAACGACTACCGCATCAATATCGTCGACACCCCAGGGCACGCCGACTTCGGCGGCGAGGTAGAGCGCGTACTGTCCATGGTCGACTCCGTATTGCTGCTGGTAGACGCGGTGGACGGCCCCATGCCGCAGACCCGCTTCGTTACCCAAAAGGCGTTTGAGCAGGGCCTCAACCCCATCGTGGTGATCAACAAGATCGACCGCCCCGGCGCTCGCCCCGACTGGGTGATGGACCAGGTCTTCGACCTGTTCGACAGCCTCGGCGCCACCGATGAACAGCTGGACTTCCCTGTTGTCTACGCCTCCGCCCTGAACGGCATCGCCGGCCTCGACGACACCGATCTGGCCGACGACATGACCCCGCTGTTCCAGATGATCGTGGACAAGGTAGAGCCGCCCAAGGTAGACCCGAAAGGCGCTTTCCAGATGCAAATTTCCGCCCTGGATTACTCCAGCTATGTGGGCGTTATCGGCGTTGGCCGTATTACCCGCGGCACCCTGACCCCCAACCAGCAGGTGGTAGTGCTGGACCGCGAGGGCAAATCCCGCAAAGCCAAGGTTCTGCAGGTGATGGGTTACCTGGGCCTTGAACGCACCGAGGTGGAGCAGGCCAGCGCCGGCGATATCGTCTGTATTACCGGTGTGGGCGAACTGAATATCTCCGATACCCTGTGCGACCCAGATACCCCTGAAGCCCTGCCCGCCCTGAGCGTGGACGAACCCACAGTGAGTATGACCTTCCAGGTCAACGACTCTCCTTTTGCCGGACAAGACGGCAAATACGTAACCTCGCGCAATATCAAGGAGCGCCTGGATCAGGAGCTGATCCACAACGTGGCCCTGCGTGTAGAACAAGGTGATTCCCCAGACAAATTCCGCGTTTCCGGCCGCGGTGAGCTGCACTTGTCGGTACTGATCGAATCCATGCGCCGTGAAGGCTTCGAGCTGGGCGTTTCCCGCCCGGAAGTGGTACAGCGGGAAGTCGACGGCGAAATCCACGAGCCCTACGAAGAGGTAGTGATCGACGTTGAGGAGCCACACCAAGGTCCAATTATGGAAGAGCTGGGCCTGCGCAAGGCCGACCTCACCAATATGGAGCCGGACGGCAAAGGCCGCGTGCGCCTGACCTTTATCGTGCCTTCCCGCGGTATGATCGGTTTCCGCTCCCAATTCCTTACCATTACCAGCGGTTCCGGCATTATGACCAGCATCTTCGACCACTACGGTCCGGTGAAGCAGGGTGAAGTGGCCAAGCGCATCAACGGCGTACTGGTCTCCATGGTGAAGGGCAAGACCCTGGCCTACGGCCTGTTCGCACTGCAGGACCGCGGCCGCCTGTTCCTGGGCCACGGTGAAGAGGTCTACGAAGGCCAGATCGTCGGCATTCACTCCCGCGGCAACGATCTGGTGGTAAACCCTACCAAGGCCAAGCAGCTCACCAACGTGCGCGCCTCCGGCACCGACGACGCGCTTACTCTATCGCCACCCATTCGCCATACCCTGGAGCAAGCGCTGGAGTTTATCGAAGAGGACGAGCTGGTTGAGGTAACCCCAAACCACATCCGCCTGCGCAAAAAAATCCTGCAGGAAAATATGCGTAAGCGCGCGAAGAAATAA
- a CDS encoding glycosyl hydrolase family 18 protein, whose translation MFSFLQSQDRTGMLVGCRNERGFGLKKVATLAAALVLSANVSAQETKRVSAYWADWEYWADSSFTHDNVDFSKLTHVQYAFAWNDEEGTIYFTDPYVFYGMGAQSFSGGAGNGPVKCSPPFWHPYSQYDASKQDAVCQSWNDHESGFVKSVHDDGAKAILSVGGWTLSHKVSEMMESASTRAAFIENAVTLLTDWDFDGLDLDFEYPGYAPNGGRSIDKDNFTTLLKELRARFDEVEAETGKRLELTAAVACGPSIAQEGYDFAEVGATLDYVNLMTYDFGGDWDSEAQHTSPLYPYAGQVNEGFDADSCRNMWMTEGNIPSEKIILGMSHYGRSVASATAIGEAASGQDVAHWGSDTETRYYQIVEKMQNDSSFQTAYDPEAVTHYGWFPDGGFISFEDTTSIAERSRYVIEQDLGGVMIWQLRGGMLRENNQYQYPLLDAALEVFGQGGSSTGDDGNGDTGSTGDTGDTGNTGDTGDTGDTGDTGDTGDTGDTGDTGDTGDSGNTGNTGDTGDSGNTGNTGDTGDSGSTGNSACEAFEQPYAGDPGYAVGDVVVFEGVAYESTHAPNWWSPSAAPSLWSETTCQTGGDNSDNGSDTGSGDSTADDSTDTGSENGSDDSTDSGADDSSDDNTNGDEGSAASCPEFQQPYAGDAGYEVGDRVTFEGQVYVSTFGPNWWSPAAAPQYWEASSCQ comes from the coding sequence ATGTTTTCTTTCCTGCAATCTCAGGATCGAACAGGGATGTTAGTGGGGTGCCGCAATGAGCGCGGATTTGGATTAAAAAAAGTAGCAACGCTTGCCGCGGCACTCGTGCTGAGTGCTAATGTCAGCGCTCAGGAGACCAAACGTGTTTCGGCCTATTGGGCCGACTGGGAGTATTGGGCCGACTCCTCCTTCACCCACGATAACGTGGATTTTTCCAAACTGACCCATGTGCAATACGCCTTTGCCTGGAATGATGAAGAGGGCACCATCTACTTTACTGACCCCTATGTCTTCTACGGAATGGGGGCTCAATCTTTCTCCGGCGGCGCCGGCAATGGTCCGGTCAAATGCTCGCCGCCGTTCTGGCATCCCTACAGCCAGTACGATGCAAGCAAGCAAGACGCGGTTTGCCAGAGCTGGAACGATCACGAATCCGGTTTCGTAAAGTCGGTACACGACGATGGCGCCAAGGCGATTCTCTCCGTAGGTGGCTGGACTCTCTCCCATAAAGTCTCTGAGATGATGGAGAGCGCCAGTACCCGTGCGGCCTTTATCGAAAATGCGGTAACCCTGCTAACCGATTGGGACTTCGATGGTCTCGACCTCGACTTCGAATATCCGGGTTATGCGCCCAATGGCGGCCGCTCCATCGACAAAGACAACTTCACCACACTGCTGAAGGAGCTGCGTGCGCGCTTCGATGAAGTCGAAGCCGAGACCGGCAAGCGCTTGGAGCTAACCGCCGCCGTTGCTTGCGGCCCATCGATTGCACAAGAGGGCTACGATTTTGCCGAGGTCGGCGCAACACTCGACTACGTCAACCTGATGACCTACGACTTCGGTGGCGACTGGGACTCGGAGGCTCAGCATACCTCGCCGCTGTACCCCTATGCCGGCCAGGTCAACGAAGGCTTCGACGCGGACAGCTGTCGCAACATGTGGATGACTGAAGGCAATATTCCGTCCGAGAAAATCATCCTGGGTATGTCTCACTACGGCCGCAGCGTCGCCAGCGCCACCGCGATCGGTGAAGCCGCATCGGGACAGGATGTCGCTCACTGGGGCTCCGACACCGAAACGCGCTACTATCAAATCGTCGAAAAGATGCAAAATGATTCATCTTTCCAGACGGCATACGATCCGGAAGCGGTAACTCACTATGGGTGGTTCCCGGATGGCGGCTTCATTTCCTTCGAGGACACCACCTCAATCGCCGAGCGCTCCCGTTACGTGATCGAGCAAGACCTGGGCGGTGTAATGATCTGGCAGCTCCGGGGCGGCATGCTGCGCGAGAATAACCAATACCAATACCCACTTCTGGATGCGGCGCTAGAGGTCTTCGGACAAGGCGGATCAAGCACTGGAGATGATGGCAACGGAGACACTGGAAGTACTGGCGACACGGGTGACACTGGAAATACCGGCGACACCGGGGATACTGGTGATACCGGGGACACCGGAGATACTGGTGATACCGGGGACACCGGAGATACGGGTGACACCGGCGATAGCGGCAACACAGGAAATACTGGAGACACTGGCGATAGCGGCAACACAGGAAATACTGGAGACACTGGCGATAGCGGCAGCACTGGAAACTCTGCCTGCGAAGCGTTTGAACAGCCCTATGCTGGCGATCCAGGCTATGCGGTCGGTGATGTTGTTGTCTTCGAAGGTGTCGCCTACGAATCCACTCATGCGCCAAACTGGTGGTCTCCGAGTGCGGCACCATCGTTGTGGAGTGAAACTACCTGTCAAACAGGCGGCGACAATTCTGACAACGGCTCCGATACAGGGTCTGGCGACAGCACCGCTGACGACAGTACCGACACAGGCTCCGAGAATGGCTCTGATGACAGCACCGATAGCGGTGCCGATGACAGCTCGGATGACAACACCAATGGCGACGAAGGTTCAGCAGCCTCCTGCCCCGAGTTCCAACAGCCCTACGCGGGTGACGCCGGCTATGAAGTTGGTGATCGGGTGACTTTTGAAGGCCAGGTGTACGTCTCTACCTTCGGACCCAACTGGTGGTCCCCGGCCGCAGCACCGCAGTATTGGGAAGCCAGTTCCTGCCAATAA
- a CDS encoding class I SAM-dependent methyltransferase: protein MEFKTVPYEIDDIIRKVYKYSSLGEYLDEESRILKNMVLKGSTLIDFGCGNGRYLRLLKDRLLFGLGIDNDPGHIKSARNLSLGISNLQFLLADAKTYTSESRYSIAISMYNTIGNINPASKVIEVMRSVCQHNGKLIVSVFSEPSIEERVEFYQKIGFGIKRVSEKSILTDKGVESFHYSRVQISRLIPGAEIIPCSRFGWLAIKSV from the coding sequence ATGGAATTTAAAACAGTTCCATACGAAATAGACGACATAATTCGCAAGGTTTATAAATACTCCAGTCTTGGTGAATATCTCGATGAAGAGAGCCGCATTCTAAAAAATATGGTTTTAAAAGGATCGACCCTAATTGACTTTGGCTGTGGTAATGGTCGTTATCTCAGGCTTTTGAAGGATCGCCTTCTATTCGGCTTGGGTATAGATAATGATCCTGGGCATATTAAGAGTGCACGAAACCTCAGTCTGGGAATAAGCAATCTCCAGTTTCTACTTGCCGATGCGAAGACTTATACCTCTGAAAGTAGATACTCTATTGCCATATCCATGTACAACACGATTGGCAACATTAACCCCGCAAGTAAAGTTATCGAGGTTATGCGGAGTGTATGCCAGCATAACGGAAAATTGATTGTCAGCGTTTTCTCAGAACCATCTATTGAAGAAAGGGTAGAGTTTTACCAAAAAATTGGCTTTGGTATTAAACGGGTATCAGAGAAGTCAATTCTCACAGACAAAGGTGTGGAGTCCTTTCATTACAGCAGGGTACAAATTTCCAGGCTGATTCCTGGAGCTGAAATTATACCCTGTAGCAGATTTGGATGGCTGGCGATTAAGTCAGTTTAA
- a CDS encoding phenylacetaldoxime dehydratase family protein: MKKRPDNFIPPYPAWELDLPPSACYVQCQVALQFANGQRDESLFRLLARSLSNAKGLLHFERAGHIDTQGAYNDIAVAYWDNQESMGQWLREGSKEVQEFIRVKSGFWYEALAAPRSHFEVSSSTPAADWGIFRHFGICEQHDHAYWGAMRDRISAAENDGLLGQLQDLQPIATRERADKEIPLPENLCMIRTVQGYSAASLAERNAYRESLCSEYEQGVRYLQENPIASRCLSARLLNDDQPGLGRPDTETIAWFASLADLENWVHHHSTHKAIYAAAQQYASRFAPGMQLLLSHEVAVVPHGQGWALYHECHPETGLRRFLS; the protein is encoded by the coding sequence TTGAAAAAGCGTCCAGACAATTTTATACCGCCTTATCCCGCCTGGGAGTTAGATCTTCCGCCTAGCGCTTGTTATGTCCAATGCCAAGTTGCCTTACAGTTTGCGAATGGTCAGCGTGACGAATCACTGTTTCGCTTGTTGGCCCGGTCTTTATCCAACGCCAAAGGTCTACTGCACTTTGAGCGAGCGGGTCATATCGATACTCAGGGCGCATATAACGATATCGCAGTTGCCTACTGGGATAATCAGGAGTCAATGGGGCAATGGCTGAGGGAGGGCTCTAAAGAAGTACAGGAATTTATTCGGGTCAAGTCGGGTTTCTGGTATGAGGCGCTAGCCGCTCCGCGATCGCATTTTGAAGTTTCCTCTTCAACGCCTGCAGCTGACTGGGGAATATTTAGACATTTTGGTATTTGTGAACAGCATGATCATGCCTACTGGGGCGCAATGCGAGACAGAATTAGCGCCGCGGAAAATGATGGGCTTCTTGGTCAATTGCAAGACCTGCAGCCAATAGCGACTCGAGAGCGGGCGGATAAAGAAATACCCCTGCCCGAAAATTTGTGCATGATTCGTACGGTTCAGGGCTATTCGGCAGCTAGCCTCGCTGAGCGAAATGCCTATCGGGAATCCCTGTGCTCTGAGTATGAGCAGGGAGTACGCTACTTGCAGGAAAACCCAATAGCATCGCGTTGCCTTAGCGCGCGCCTTTTAAATGATGATCAACCGGGTTTGGGTCGGCCGGATACGGAAACTATCGCTTGGTTTGCCTCCCTGGCAGATCTGGAAAACTGGGTACATCATCACTCCACCCATAAAGCTATCTATGCCGCCGCGCAGCAATATGCGAGTCGCTTTGCTCCTGGGATGCAGCTTTTATTGAGCCACGAAGTGGCCGTAGTGCCCCATGGACAGGGATGGGCTCTCTATCATGAATGCCACCCAGAAACAGGATTGCGACGTTTCCTTAGCTAA
- a CDS encoding macro domain-containing protein — protein sequence MSQIHLTWGNILKLRGDALVCPAHKHLIRGRGLSAQVYAQGGTELATQCDKQPECAVGEARLTNAYHLPVDYLLHTVTPQWSSGDQWGALAIGQLRHCYESVLRLAKERGLKCILFPALGAGTNRFPHSIAAHQALEVLNEHTTEFDQLTVCLHSPAALGEWKRIERRFFTV from the coding sequence GTGTCACAAATTCATCTGACTTGGGGCAATATCCTGAAGTTACGCGGTGATGCGCTGGTGTGCCCCGCACACAAACACCTGATCCGTGGGCGCGGCCTCTCGGCCCAGGTCTATGCCCAGGGTGGAACTGAGCTTGCGACCCAATGCGACAAACAACCGGAGTGTGCTGTTGGTGAGGCGCGGTTAACCAACGCTTACCACTTGCCGGTGGACTATCTATTACACACGGTAACCCCTCAGTGGAGTAGCGGTGATCAATGGGGAGCCCTGGCAATCGGTCAGCTAAGGCATTGCTATGAGAGTGTGCTGCGCTTGGCGAAGGAGCGGGGGCTGAAGTGCATTCTCTTTCCCGCACTGGGCGCGGGTACCAACCGGTTTCCCCATAGCATTGCTGCACATCAAGCCCTGGAAGTGCTTAATGAACATACCACGGAGTTTGATCAACTCACTGTTTGCCTGCATTCCCCCGCCGCTCTTGGAGAGTGGAAGCGGATAGAGCGACGTTTTTTCACAGTGTGA
- a CDS encoding diguanylate cyclase translates to MNSGYKKHNPSLNTPVEELERIDLRRRIMASSYMLIFAMAVTGAMAVIALSATDILQATTLSAAAVVILCAYVTINVMGPSQKTPLLVGILLLVLYFYLLLSGGVNNTGLMWAVMLVPGFINLYGYKTGTVALIAIGLVTAMALFYPDFPGLKAEYDTAYRARFIAVFGALTALTALLDSSRHHTQELLERLTGELEKSASTDALTGLANRREAYRAIHDMERRNKELQGQYVLLIGDLDNFKGINDTYGHGFGDRILQDVAKILKENTRTEDIVARWGGEEFLLLLPNTDVRGGSVLAEKLRRKVEALSRRYVQPVKVSISFGVVEGSGNPHNQLLAEADRRMYQAKNSGRNRVVAA, encoded by the coding sequence ATGAACTCAGGGTATAAAAAGCATAACCCCTCTCTGAACACGCCCGTGGAAGAGTTGGAGCGCATCGATCTACGCCGCCGCATCATGGCCTCTTCCTACATGTTAATTTTTGCCATGGCGGTAACCGGTGCCATGGCGGTGATAGCCCTGAGCGCCACCGATATTCTGCAGGCCACGACCCTCTCCGCTGCTGCAGTAGTGATTCTCTGCGCCTATGTCACCATTAATGTGATGGGCCCGAGCCAAAAAACGCCGCTACTGGTCGGCATTCTTTTGCTGGTGCTCTACTTTTATCTGCTCTTATCCGGCGGAGTTAACAATACAGGCCTGATGTGGGCGGTGATGTTGGTCCCTGGATTTATCAATCTGTACGGCTATAAGACCGGCACAGTCGCACTTATCGCCATCGGCCTGGTTACCGCTATGGCGCTTTTCTACCCGGATTTTCCCGGCCTGAAAGCCGAATACGATACCGCCTATCGCGCACGTTTTATTGCGGTATTTGGCGCACTCACTGCGCTCACCGCATTACTCGATAGCAGCCGCCACCATACCCAGGAGTTACTCGAGCGCCTAACCGGCGAACTGGAAAAAAGTGCTTCCACCGATGCCCTCACCGGGCTGGCGAATCGTCGCGAGGCCTACCGGGCAATCCACGATATGGAGCGGCGCAACAAAGAACTGCAGGGTCAGTATGTACTATTGATTGGCGACCTGGATAACTTCAAAGGTATTAACGATACCTACGGGCACGGCTTTGGTGACCGCATCCTGCAGGACGTAGCCAAAATCCTAAAAGAAAACACCCGCACCGAAGATATTGTCGCCCGCTGGGGTGGAGAAGAATTTCTGTTGCTATTGCCAAATACCGATGTGCGCGGCGGCAGCGTTCTGGCAGAAAAGTTGCGCCGCAAGGTAGAGGCCCTGAGCCGCCGTTACGTACAACCGGTGAAAGTTTCCATCAGCTTTGGCGTAGTGGAGGGCAGCGGCAACCCTCACAATCAACTGTTAGCGGAAGCAGACAGGCGCATGTACCAGGCAAAAAATAGTGGCCGCAACCGGGTGGTGGCAGCCTAA
- a CDS encoding VIT1/CCC1 transporter family protein: MKDTDKEGEVLSRRALLEEHRPERIHARLGREPRSQRVSDFVLGAIDGCVTTFAIVAGAFGAGFSESVVLVMGFANLIADGFSMAVSNYEAVSVEREQAAAATRIEREHIELVPEGEREEIRQIFQRKGFRGQVLDEIVATITANRQLWIETMLAEEYGISRTTRKPLGSALVTFFAFIGIGTVPLLPYLLPPLNSSQQFYGSVILAAFTFFAIGLCKGMVFSQRVWMAGLKTLVFGGGAAALALAVGFFLRDVII; the protein is encoded by the coding sequence ATGAAAGATACGGATAAAGAGGGCGAGGTATTATCCCGGCGCGCCTTGCTTGAGGAGCATCGCCCGGAGCGCATCCACGCGCGTCTGGGGCGTGAGCCCAGATCCCAGCGCGTCTCCGATTTTGTTCTCGGAGCCATTGATGGCTGCGTCACCACCTTTGCCATTGTGGCCGGCGCTTTCGGTGCGGGTTTCTCTGAGTCGGTGGTGTTGGTGATGGGTTTCGCCAACTTGATTGCGGATGGCTTTAGTATGGCGGTGAGTAATTACGAGGCCGTCAGTGTGGAGCGTGAACAGGCCGCAGCGGCGACGCGTATCGAACGCGAGCATATCGAGTTGGTACCCGAGGGGGAGCGAGAGGAGATTCGCCAAATATTCCAACGCAAGGGATTTCGCGGACAGGTGCTGGATGAGATTGTTGCCACCATTACCGCTAACCGCCAGTTGTGGATAGAGACCATGCTGGCGGAAGAGTACGGAATCAGCCGCACAACACGGAAACCTTTGGGCAGCGCCCTGGTGACTTTTTTTGCATTTATCGGCATCGGTACTGTGCCGCTGTTGCCCTATCTGCTTCCACCACTCAATTCGTCGCAACAGTTTTACGGCAGCGTTATTCTGGCAGCTTTTACCTTCTTTGCCATCGGTCTGTGTAAGGGGATGGTTTTTTCCCAAAGAGTTTGGATGGCGGGGCTCAAAACCCTGGTGTTTGGTGGTGGCGCCGCCGCACTGGCACTCGCCGTTGGCTTCTTCCTGCGCGACGTTATTATCTGA